A window from Theobroma cacao cultivar B97-61/B2 chromosome 3, Criollo_cocoa_genome_V2, whole genome shotgun sequence encodes these proteins:
- the LOC18606870 gene encoding scopoletin glucosyltransferase, with product MSSESQIWVVPFFGQGHLFPCMELCKHIASRNFKTTFIISSNLFSSIPSSFQEHPLIEVAQIPSSPLSPPEPSSNPPNHPHNHHSDLAPGIEKLLENASRPACAVIDIMMDWTGDTFKKFKIPTIGFFTSGACSAALEYAMWKARVVDIKPGETRLLPGLPEEMALTDSDLKHGPPPGPPPPGHGGFGFSLGPPGPPPPGLGGFGFPRGPPRPPPQGHGFFPGPPGGPGPQKMGPPQPGGQPPWMEAANDSVALMLNSCNDLEGPFLDYLGNQIGKPVWGVGPLLPQQFWKSSDSLLHDREIRANKQSNVTEDEVMEWLDSKPRGSVLYVSFGSEVAPTKQEFEQLADALEASNRPFIWVIQHGSGRPGPPPGPPQFLGNQPGSSDSHFEEESYFPHGLDQRVGKRGLIIHGWAPQLLILSHPSTAGFLSHCGWNSTVEAIGRGVPLLAWPIRGDQHYNAKLVVNHLKVGCPIFDHLSQQMIKKDDITKGIEKLIGNEEIKKQAVTLSSKFHHGFPASSAASLDAFKDFIL from the coding sequence ATGTCGAGTGAAAGCCAGATATGGGTAGTTCCATTCTTTGGGCAAGGCCATCTGTTCCCATGCATGGAACTATGCAAGCACATTGCCTCGCGCAATTTTAAAACAACCTTCATCATTTCCTCTAATCTCTTTTCCTCTATACCTTCCTCCTTCCAGGAGCATCCTCTCATTGAAGTTGCCCAAATACCTTCTTCGCCGCTATCTCCACCAGAGCCCAGTTCCAATCCTCCCAACCATCCCCATAACCACCACTCAGATTTAGCTCCAGGCATTGAAAAGCTGCTTGAGAATGCCTCCCGACCTGCTTGTGCCGTAATTGATATAATGATGGATTGGACAGGAGATACTTTCAAGAAATTCAAGATTCCAACAATAGGGTTTTTCACGTCAGGTGCATGTTCTGCTGCTTTGGAGTACGCCATGTGGAAGGCTCGCGTAGTGGATATCAAGCCTGGAGAGACCCGTTTGCTTCCTGGCTTACCTGAAGAAATGGCTTTGACAGATTCCGATCTTAAACATGGCCCACCACCTGGACCACCGCCACCTGGGCATGGCGGCTTCGGTTTCTCACTTGGACCGCCAGGACCACCACCACCTGGGCTCGGCGGCTTCGGCTTTCCACGTGGACCGCCACGACCACCACCACAGGGGCATGGCTTTTTCCCTGGGCCTCCAGGAGGGCCCGGACCACAGAAAATGGGTCCACCCCAACCAGGTGGACAGCCACCCTGGATGGAAGCTGCCAATGACTCGGTTGCATTGATGCTAAACAGTTGCAATGATCTTGAGGGTCCATTTCTTGATTATTTAGGGAACCAAATCGGGAAACCAGTTTGGGGTGTGGGCCCACTACTGCCCCAACAGTTCTGGAAATCGTCCGATTCATTGCTGCACGATCGTGAAATCCGAGCCAACAAACAGTCCAACGTGACGGAGGATGAAGTGATGGAATGGTTGGACTCAAAGCCTCGTGGATCAGTGCTGTACGTGTCTTTTGGCAGTGAAGTTGCTCCCACCAAGCAAGAATTCGAGCAATTGGCTGATGCATTAGAAGCATCAAACAGGCCATTCATTTGGGTAATCCAACATGGATCAGGCAGACCAGGTCCGCCACCTGGACCACCGCAGTTCTTAGGAAACCAACCTGGTTCGAGTGATTCACACTTTGAAGAAGAGAGTTACTTCCCTCATGGTTTGGACCAAAGGGTTGGTAAAAGAGGTCTGATCATCCATGGATGGGCACCCCAGTTGTTGATCCTAAGTCATCCATCTACGGCAGGGTTTCTATCACATTGTGGATGGAATTCTACGGTGGAAGCTATCGGACGTGGGGTACCATTGTTGGCATGGCCTATCAGGGGTGACCAGCACTACAATGCAAAATTGGTGGTGAATCATCTGAAAGTGGGGTGCCCGATTTTTGACCATCTATCACAGCAGATGATCAAGAAGGATGACATAACCAAGGGGATTGAGAAGCTAATAGGAAATGAAGAGATAAAAAAGCAAGCTGTGACGCTTAGCTCTAAATTTCATCATGGTTTCCCGGCGAGTTCAGCTGCTTCTTTGGATGCTTTCaaggattttattttgtaa
- the LOC18606871 gene encoding protein ENHANCED DISEASE RESISTANCE 2 codes for MSKVVYEGWMVRYGRRKIGRSFIHMRYFVLETRLLAYYKRKPQDNQVPIKTLLIDGNCRVEDRGLKTHHGHMVYVLSVYNKKEKYHRITMAAFNIQEALIWKEKIESIIEHQESQIANGNKYVSFEYKSGMDNGRTASSSDHESQFSAQEDEDDAHPNLLRRTTIGNGLPDSVLDWTREFDSELSNQNANNQAFSRKHWRLLQCQNGLRIFEELLEVDYLPRSCSRAMKAVGVVEATCEEIFGLVMSMDGTRFEWDCSFQYGSLVEEVDGHTAILYHRLQLDWFPMIVWPRDLCYVRYWRRNDDGSYVVLFRSREHENCGPQPGYVRAHVESGGFNISPLKSRNEKPRTQVQHLMQIDLKGWGVGYISSFQQHCLLQMLNSVAGLREWFAQTDERGAPPRIPVMVNMASSSVSSKKTQKIDDLSVQSASSLDQITASRNSVMIDEYSDEDEEQMPDAEHEAYATKSDNDVKRTALEEEPIEKIDLSCFSGNLRRDDRDNSRDCWRISDGNNFRVRSKHFCYDKTKIPAGKHLMDLVAVDWFKDTKRIDHVARRQGCAAQVASEKGLFSLVFNFQVPGSTHYSMVFYFVTRELVPGSLLHRFVDGDDEFRNSRLKLIPSVPKGSWIVRQSVGSTPCLLGKAVDCNYIRGPKYLEVDIDIGSSTVANGVLGLVIGVITTLVVDMAFLVQANTTDELPERLIGAVRVSHIELSSAIVPKLDADPF; via the exons ATGTCGAAGGTAGTGTACGAAGGATGGATGGTGAGATATGGGAGAAGGAAGATCGGGCGATCCTTCATACACATGCGATATTTCGTGCTTGAAACTCGGCTTCTGGCTTACTACAAGAGAAAGCCACAAGATAACCAG GTTCCAATCAAGACCTTGTTGATAGACGGAAATTGTAGGGTGGAGGATCGAGGCTTGAAGACTCACCATGGACAT ATGGTTTATGTTTTGTCTGTTtacaacaagaaagaaaagtacCACAGAATCACg ATGGCAGCATTCAACATCCAGGAAGCCCTAATCTGGAAGGAAAAAATTGAGTCTATAATTGAG CATCAAGAGTCACAAATTGCAAATGGCAACAAATATGTTTCTTTTGAATATAAATCTGGGATGGATAATGGGAGGACTGCTTCTTCATCGGACCATGAAAGTCA gttCAGTGCCCAGGAGGATGAAGACGATGCTCATCCGAATTTGCTTAGGAGAACAACAATTGGAAATG GTCTTCCAGATTCAGTATTAGACTGGACACGGGAATTTGACTCGGaattatcaaatcaaaatgCCAACAACCAAGCATTTTCTAGAAAACATTGGCGCCTCCTTCAATGTCAAAATG GCCTTCGCATTTTTGAAGAGCTTCTTGAAGTTGATTACCTT CCAAGGAGCTGTAGTAGGGCAATGAAGGCTGTAGGTGTCGTGGAAGCTACTTGTGAAGAAATATTTGGTCTTGTAATGAGCATGGATGGAACACGATTTGA GTGGGATTGTAGTTTTCAGTATGGTAGTTTGGTTGAAGAGGTAGATGGACATACAGCCATACTTTATCACAGGCTTCAGTTGGACTGGTTCCCTAT GATCGTTTGGCCCCGTGACCTTTGCTATGTGCGTTATTGGCGCCGAAATGATGATGGAAGTTATG TTGTATTATTTCGTTCTAGGGAGCATGAGAATTGTGGCCCACAGCCAGGATATGTACGGGCTCATGTTGAGA GTGGAGGGTTTAACATTTCTCCTTTGAAATCTCGAAATGAGAAGCCTAGAACACAGGTGCAACACCTCATGCAGATTGATTTGAAAGGATGGGGTGTGGGTTATATTTCATCGTTTCAGCAACACTGTCTTCTTCAGATGTTAAATAGTGTTGCTG GACTGCGTGAATGGTTTGCTCAAACTGATGAAAGGGGTGCTCCTCCTCGAATCCCAGTTATGGTCAATATGGCCTCATCTTCAGTTTCTTCAAAGAAGACTCAAAAGATAGATGACTTATCTGTTCAGTCTGCCTCTTCTCTTGATCAAATAACTGCAAGTAGAAACTCTGTGATGATAGATGAATACTCTGATGAGGATGAAGAACAAATGCCTGATGCAGAACATGAG GCATATGCAACTAAAAGCGACAATGATGTCAAGAGAACAG cCCTGGAAGAAGAGCCTATTGAGAAAATTGATTTGTCATGCTTTTCTGGTAATCTACGACGTGATGACCGCGATAATTCTCGTGACTGTTGGAGAATATCGGATGGTAACAATTTCAGAGTCCGTAGCAAGCATTTTTGTTATGACAAAACAAAG ATTCCTGCAGGGAAGCATTTAATGGATCTTGTTGCTGTTGATTGGTTTAAAGACACAAAAAGAATAGATCATGTTGCTAGGCGTCAAGGCTGTGCAGCTCAA GTTGCTTCAGAGAAGGGGCTTTTCTCTTTGgtctttaattttcaa GTTCCTGGCTCAACACACTATAGTATGGTATTCTATTTTGTGACAAGGGAATTAGTACCCGGATCCCTTTTGCATCGGTTTGTTGATGGCGATGATGAATTCCGCAATAGTAGGCTGAAGCTTATTCCATCAGTGCCAAAG GGGTCTTGGATTGTGCGACAGAGTGTTGGGAGCACCCCTTGTTTGTTGGGAAAAGCAGTTGATTGCAACTATATTCGTGGTCCCAAGTATTTAGAA GTTGATATTGACATAGGTTCTTCCACTGTAGCTAATGGAGTTTTGGGGCTTGTCATTGGTGTAATTACAACGTTGGTGGTTGACATGGCTTTCCTTGTACAG GCAAATACAACAGATGAGCTGCCAGAGCGGCTAATTGGTGCAGTCCGTGTTTCGCATATAGAGCTATCGTCTGCCATAGTTCCAAAGCTGGACGCGGATCCATTCTGA
- the LOC18606872 gene encoding uncharacterized protein LOC18606872 produces the protein MAHLLQSQSFISRSSVWTEPRQQHRHACVKLGDQHRHGSWKIDGKRRARGTFFNGRVVQCCTTSSSSLASSSAKAAVKLIDGNAEENGNGRWGDGKDQPLYLASEYGWKVRRLEEDQDEIRKVAQIQAEAFHQPMAFFDDFFFQFFQAEVLAALIYKLRNSPPSRYACLVAESSTDASESQRKLVGVVDVTAMRDESVLQHLYGAEEYLYVSGLAVSKCFRRRKIASCLLKACDVLSVLWGFKFLVLRAYEDDFGARKLYSNAGYRVVSGDPPWMSYWIGRRRRVVLIKQCNFLNLI, from the exons ATGGCTCACTTACTACAGAGCCAGTCTTTTATTTCAAGGAGTAGTGTGTGGACAGAGCCTCGGCAGCAGCACAGGCACGCATGCGTTAAACTCGGTGATCAACATCGCCATGGGAGCTGGAAAATCGATGGGAAGAGAAGGGCAAGAGGGACATTTTTCAATGGTCGTGTGGTGCAGTGCTGCactacttcttcttcttctttggccTCATCGTCAGCTAAGGCGGCTGTGAAGCTGATTGATGGAAATGCAGAGGAAAACGGTAATGGGAGATGGGGAGATGGAAAGGACCAACCTTTGTATTTGGCGAGTGAGTATGGGTGGAAAGTGAGGAGATTGGAGGAGGATCAAGACGAAATAAGGAAGGTTGCCCAAATCCAAGCAGAAGCGTTTCACCAACCCATGGCCTTCTTTGACGATTTCTTCTTCCAGTTCTTCCAG GCGGAGGTGCTCGCCGCGCTCATCTACAAACTGAGGAACTCACCTCCAAGCAG GTATGCCTGTTTAGTCGCTGAATCCTCCACGGATGCTTCTGAATCGCAACGAAAACTCGTGGGCGTCGTAGATGTCACGGCGATGAGAGACGAATCTGTTCTTCAACACCTCTATGGGGCAGAGGAATATCTCTATGTCTCTGGGCTTGCCGTTTCGAAATGCTTTCG GAGGAGGAAGATCGCTAGCTGTTTGCTCAAAGCTTGCGATGTGCTTTCGGTTTTATGGGGTTTCAAGTTTCTGGTCCTTCGGGCTTACGAAGATGATTTTGGTGCTCGCAAATTGTACTCGAATGCTGGCTACCGAGTTGTCTCCGGCGACCCACCATGGATGAGTTATTGGATTGGGAGAAGGCGCCGTGTTGTTTTGATCAAACAATGTAATTTCCTTAATCTTATTTAG
- the LOC18606873 gene encoding transmembrane protein 45A: MGSFKGHALPGTLFLTVGVWHIWSCVVRYVSNPKSFQVRVWNPVPGFDGKLKYLELYVVAIGAFIDLCIELLYSTHLKFFVNGVLNPSHLNDFEHSGMLLMFFLLGAIALLSEKTSFVSLPQEGLCLIAAAAFCAEYLLFYFHSTTHKGLEGYYHLVLVLLIGLCILTTVAGALFPNSFPVDLCSGIAITLQGLWFYQTAFTLYGPMMPDGCQHKGNAIYCRSADSEVRGELLANFQLFSLVLGVLVAVVGSYGFAASRYANSDLGSMHSVQDG; this comes from the exons ATGGGATCTTTCAAGGGTCATGCTTTGCCAGGGACTCTGTTTCTGACGGTTGGCGTATGGCACATATGGAGTTGTGTGGTTCGATATGTGTCGAACCCCAAGTCTTTTCAGGTCAGGGTGTGGAACCCAGTTCCTGGTTTTGATGGGAAGTTGAAGTACTTGGAGCTTTATGTTGTAGCCATTGGTGCTTTTATTGATTTGTGCATCGAGCTTTTGTATTCGACCCACCTCAAGTTTTTTGTCAATGGAGTCTTGAATCCATCACACTTGAATGATTTTGAGCATTCCGGCATGCTTCTCATGTTTTTCCTCCTAGGTGCCATCGCTCTGCTTTCAGAGAAAACGAG TTTCGTTTCCTTACCACAAGAAGGGCTTTGTCTTATTGCGGCAGCAGCATTCTGTGCGGAGTATCTGCTATTCTACTTTCACTCAACAACTCATAAGGGCCTCGAGGGATACTACCATCTTGTGCTTGTCCTTTTAATAGGACTTTGCATCTTAACCACTGTTGCTGGAGCTCTCTTCCCGAACAGCTTCCCTGTTGATTTGTGTAGTGGAATTGCTATAACCCTCCAAGGCCTCTGGTTCTATCAGACTGCTTTCACCCTCTATGGCCCCATGATGCCTGATGGTTGTCAGCACAAGGGGAATGCAATCTATTGCCGTTCAGCAGATAGTGAGGTCCGAGGCGAGTTGCTTGCTAACTTCCAGCTCTTCTCTCTGGTACTGGGTGTCCTTGTTGCTGTTGTGGGATCATATGGTTTTGCAGCTTCAAGATATGCGAATTCTGATCTTGGAAGCATGCATTCAGTTCAGGACGGATGA
- the LOC18606875 gene encoding MOB kinase activator-like 1A: MSLFGLGRNQRTFRPKKSAPSGSKGAQLKKHIDATLGSGNLREAVRLPPGEDLNEWLAVNTVDFFNQVNLLYGTLTEFCTPENCPTMTAGPKYEYRWADGVQIKKPIEVSAPKYVEYLMDWIEVQLDDESIFPQKLGAPFPPNFKEVVKTIFKRLFRVYAHIYHSHFQKIVSLKEEAHLNTCFKHFILFTCEFGLIDKKELAPLQELIESIIVPY; this comes from the exons ATGAGTCTCTTCGGTCTCGGCAG AAATCAGCGGACATTCCGCCCAAAAAAAAGTGCACCTTCAGGAAGTAAG GGTGCACAGCTTAAGAAGCACATTGATGCCACCCTAGGCAGTGGAAACCTAAGGGAAGCCGTAAGGCTACCTCCTGGGGAGGATTTAAATGAATGGCTTGCAGTCAACA CTGTGGATTTTTTCAATCAGGTGAATCTGCTCTATGGTACCCTCACAGAGTTTTGTACTCCTGAGAACTGTCCTACGATGACTGCAGGCCCTAA GTATGAATATAGATGGGCAGATGGTGTGCAAATCAAGAAACCTATCGAGGTTTCTGCTCCAAAATATGTTGAATATCTAATGGACTGGATCGAAGTACAGCTTGATGATGAATCCATATTTCCCCAAAAGCTTG GTGCACCATTTCCACCAAACTTCAAGGAGGTCGTGAAGACAATATTCAAAAGACTGTTTCGCGTATATGCACACATCTATCACTCTCACTTTCAGAAAATTGTGAGCCTTAAGGAGGAAGCCCATTTGAACACATGCTTCAAGCATTTCATACTGTTTACTTGT GAATTCGGGCTGATCGACAAGAAAGAGCTAGCTCCACTGCAAGAGCTGATAGAATCCATCATAGTCCCCTACTAA
- the LOC18606876 gene encoding putative disease resistance protein At4g19050, translated as MSNTGASTHEIGEEHEQVSAQETSGEHEMGIPQNLSEQHNEVMKLTATEVHAEKIFHLLETSSVSKIILTGEAGTGKTWMARRICKLFQEKRRICKLAVENNHDEPLWISLEQKHDESSLYDTIARQFSLPTSTDAREDTGKNEKKEGSVKSVKEEMEEKLKAAQQKMEEKLKAAQEFILIVLDGQVGTMTENDKKEEMVNKILGLEVCGQNHKDKFKILITRRDNDGGWSEGTKKVVVEPLSGNEALKLLNKEIVVDEVLQLQGFKELSEAIQKKSKVLPANILMLAGTLNYVAKDNSGNLDLALEAAVNDLRQLLRYTYDKEPGNCMIDCFWHSWHFLGKHGGVHYNELITNWIMERDLNPTDPIEMAYEEGHHVLMKLIDYHLLKMQEDNVVVLEGATLDMNEYCRRGYTETADPGLASVLKDYDWKVLEGITPADGMMKTLCSDKKEEMISSLLIDGSRLSREVHETFFGAKPNLSMLAIFYPRLKSFEELSISKMEKLLVLLLRGSYLLEDIKHISKLKALTVLEISGSTYLKEIPDEFFNQVSGLRSLNLSAVGIKSLPSSFPELTELRRLILRQCSSLQELPKLVNFSKLEVIDLSESINLEKIQEKSFKSFEKLQLINFSGTKIEKLPIVKSLQNLKILLLRGCRQLVGMRSLKQVSSLKILDLSGAVKIREIMYDSFEGADDLRELDLSETQIQFLPSDICNLQKLRLKGCSSLIDLPELKGHSNLEELDLSGCKSLVKLPDLTALQNLKILVLNNCSKLESLPDLKSLSKLETLDICGTKLWSKDVEDSLTRMTRLQILK; from the exons ATGAGCAATACAGGCGCTTCAACCCATGAGATCGGTGAAGAGCACGAGCAGGTTAGTGCCCAAGAGACCAGTGGAGAACACGAAATGGGTATCCCCCAAAACCTCTCTGAACAGCACAATGAAG TAATGAAATTGACAGCAACAGAGGTTCATGCGGAGAAGATATTTCACTTGTTAGAAACTAGCAGTGTGTCGAAAATCATTCTCACTGGGGAGGCTGGAACAGGGAAAACATGGATGGCAAGAAGAATATGTAAGTTgtttcaagaaaaaagaagaatatgtAAGTTAGCTGTGGAGAACAATCATGATGAGCCTCTTTGGATATCTCTGGAACAAAAGCATGATGAGAGCTCTCTTTATGACACCATTGCTCGTCAGTTTTCTCTGCCTACTAGTACAGATGCAAGGGAAGATACTggcaaaaatgagaaaaaggaGGGAAGTGTGAAGAGCGTGAAGGAGGAAATGGAAGAAAAGCTTAAAGCAGCACAgcagaaaatggaagaaaagcTTAAAGCAGCACAAGAGTTTATTCTAATTGTTTTAGATGGTCAAGTAGGGACAATGACTGAGAAtgataaaaaagaagagatggtcaataaaatattaggcTTGGAAGTCTGTGGCCAGAATCATAAGGACAAATTCAAGATTCTAATTACAAGAAGGGATAATGATGGTGGTTGGTCTGAGGGGACGAAGAAGGTTGTTGTTGAACCCCTTTCTGGGAATGAGGCATTAAAATTGCTAAACAAAGAAATTGTTGTTGATGAAGTTTTGCAATTACAAGGCTTCAAAGAGTTATCTGAGGCAATTCAAAAAAAGAGCAAGGTTTTGCCTGCTAATATCCTCATGTTAGCGGGAACCTTAAATTACGTTGCAAAAGATAACTCTGGGAATTTGGACCTTGCTTTGGAGGCAGCTGTTAATGATCTGAGACAACTTCTGCGTTATACATATGATAAGGAGCCAGGCAATTGTATGATTGACTGCTTTTGGCATAGTTGGCATTTCTTAGGAAAACATGGTGGTGTTCACTACAATGAGTTGATCACTAACTGGATAATGGAACGTGATCTCAATCCCACCGATCCAATTGAGATGGCTTATGAGGAAGGACACCATGTATTGATGAAGCTTATAGATTATCACTTGCTCAAAATGCAAGAGGACAATGTTGTTGTTCTGGAGGGTGCAACTCTTGATATGAATGAGTATTGCCGCCGTGGATATACTGAGACAGCTGACCCAGGTTTGGCTAGCgtgctaaaggattatgactGGAAAGTTCTTGAAGGAATCACACCAGCTGATGGCATGATGAAAACACTGTGTAGTGATAAGAAAGAGGAAATGATATCCTCATTACTGATTGATGGAAGTCGTCTAAGCAGGGAGGTTCATGAAACTTTCTTTGGGGCCAAGCCAAACCTCAGTATGCTTGCTATTTTTTATCCCAGGCTCAAGTCTTTTGAGGAACTCTCCATATCTAAAATGGAGAAGCTGCTTGTGCTCTTGCTCAGAGGCTCTTACCTGTTGGAGGACATAAAACATATATCAAAACTCAAAGCCTTAACTGTTCTTGAGATATCTGGTTCAACCTATTTGAAGGAAATCCCAGATGAATTCTTTAATCAAGTGTCTGGACTTCGAAGCCTTAACTTATCTGCAGTTGGAATTAAATCATTACCTTCTAGCTTCCCTGAATTGACTGAACTGCGCAGGCTCATCCTTAGACAGTGTTCATCTTTACAAGAACTCCCAAAACTGGTAAATTTCAGCAAACTTGAGGTAATTGATCTTTCTGAATCCATAAATTTGGAAAAGATCCAAGAAAAGAGCTTCAAGTCATTTGAAAAACttcaattgattaatttttccggcaccaaaattgagaaattacCTATTGTTAAGTCTCttcaaaatctaaaaatactcTTGTTAAGAGGATGCCGTCAGTTGGTTGGAATGCGCAGTCTCAAACAGGTCTCTAGCCTCAAGATTCTTGATCTTTCAGGTGCTGTTAAGATAAGGGAAATTATGTATGATAGCTTTGAAGGGGCCGACGACCTTAGAGAACTTGATCTATCAGAAACGCAAATACAGTTTTTGCCTTCTGACATCTGCAACCTTCAGAAACTGAGGTTAAAGGGTTGTTCATCATTAATAGATCTGCCAGAACTGAAAGGACATAGTAATCTTGAGGAACTTGACCTCTCAGGTTGTAAGAGCTTGGTTAAGTTGCCAGACTTGACTGCTcttcaaaatttgaagattcTTGTTCTAAACAATTGCAGCAAGTTGGAAAGCCTTCCAGATTTAAAATCCCTATCGAAACTTGAGACGCTTGACATATGTGGTACTAAGCTTTGGAGCAAAGACGTGGAGGATTCCTTGACTCGTATGACTCGGCTCCAGATTCTGAAGTGA